In Zygosaccharomyces rouxii strain CBS732 chromosome F complete sequence, a single window of DNA contains:
- the CAB1 gene encoding pantothenate kinase (similar to uniprot|Q04430 Saccharomyces cerevisiae YDR531W Pantothenate kinase (ATP:D-pantothenate 4'-phosphotransferase EC 2.7.1.33) catalyzes the first committed step in the universal biosynthetic pathway leading to CoA.), translating into MSEADDIHFPCQYVDRTFTIAIDIGGTLAKVVFSPIDSHDLKFYTVETERIQKFVKLLHSIVDEYNGGQYDNVRIIATGGGAYKFYDLLTKEFPKVRGIKRLDEMQCLIKGLDAFIHEIPDEVFTYSDQDGAKDVRLPPEDSTQTYPYILVNIGSGVSILKVDAPSTFTRVGGSSLGGGTLWGLLSLITGAQTYDQMLDWTREGDNSNVDMLVGDIYGNDYGKIGLKSSNIASSFGKVFQNRRNSVSRPNSTSSALSNNHSHAAGPSTTSHAEIANRNKRFKNPDICKSLLYAISNNIGQIAYLQAKVHNIQNIYFGGSYIRGHLTTMNTLSYAINFWSQGTKQAFFLKHEGYLGAMGAFLDR; encoded by the coding sequence ATGAGTGAAGCTGATGATATCCATTTCCCATGTCAGTACGTTGACAGAACATTTACAATAGCGATTGATATTGGTGGTACGTTAGCTAAAGTCgtattttcaccaattgaTAGTCACGACCTCAAGTTTTACACTGTAGAAACAGagagaattcaaaaattcgTTAAGCTATTGCATTCAATTGTTGATGAATACAATGGCGGACAGTACGACAATGTTAGGATTATAGCTACAGGCGGTGGTGCATACAAATTTTACGATCTTTTGACTAAAGAATTCCCCAAAGTTAGAGGTATTAAAAGGCTAGATGAAATGCAATGTCTCATCAAAGGGTTGGATGCATTTATTCACGAGATTCCCGACGAAGTTTTCACTTACAGTGATCAAGATGGTGCCAAGGATGTGCGACTGCCGCCAGAAGATTCTACGCAGACATACCCTTATATCCTGGTAAATATTGGATCTGGTGTTTCCATTCTAAAAGTTGATGCTCCGTCGACATTCACACGTGTTGGTGGTTCTTcacttggtggtggtacaCTCTGGGGGTTATTATCTTTGATAACAGGGGCCCAAACCTATGATCAAATGTTAGATTGGACTCGTGAAGGTGACAATTCAAATGTTGATATGCTCGTTGGCGATATTTATGGAAACGATTACGGcaaaattggtttaaaatcttctaaCATTGCAAGTTCGTTTGGTAAGGTATTTCAAAACAGAAGAAACAGCGTCAGTCGTCCCAATTCTACGAGTTCTGCGTTGAGTAATAATCACAGTCATGCTGCAGGTCCTAGCACAACATCACATGCAGAGATAGCTAATAGAaacaaaagattcaaaaatcCTGATATTTGCAAAAGCCTTCTCTACGCAATTTCTAATAACATTGGTCAAATTGCATATTTGCAAGCTAAAGTGCATAacattcaaaatatttattTCGGCGGTTCTTACATTAGAGGGCATTTAACCACTATGAACACACTAAGTTATGCAATTAATTTTTGGTCTCAAGGTACAAAGCAGGCTTTTTTCCTCAAGCATGAAGGTTACTTGGGTGCTATGGGGGCGTTCTTGGATCGCTAA
- a CDS encoding uncharacterized protein (similar to uniprot|P16550 Saccharomyces cerevisiae YCL050C and similar to uniprot|P16550 Saccharomyces cerevisiae YDR530c), which produces MFYIAKSRGFVASGYVSWVSSCLEFKLTHTLNFKTTAIACQRAAYSVNTSEKRINMFPSNLSQLISEKYSSALKGGNLHFTDTTTKKTKDAKSGMPYVLSYAPSLLKKPERGDQPERNPFEDPEPELTVLGEVADGDYRLVLNKFPIVAEHSLLVTKEFQDQKSPLSPKELYMSYQLLDTLDDEDEGKRHMVFYNSGPSSGSSQDHKHLQVLPLPNNFNCLQDKLCNGKEHFIPNVKVEPLQSDKVSFAHFVAPLPESPEDVNEDLLAMVYISLLQRTLSFFQDWTNEIPGLQERKGYNVLLTKQWMCLVPRSNTKAQSLDIGFNSTGYAGLVLIKQEDTFKKVQEDNSVIQQALLECGFPSTAGKKATEYEY; this is translated from the coding sequence ATGTTCTATATTGCTAAGTCTCGTGGTTTCGTGGCATCAGGTTATGTCAGTTGGGTTTCCTCTTGTCTGGAATTTAAACTAACACATACATTGAACTTTAAAACTACAGCTATTGCCTGTCAAAGAGCAGCGTACAGTGTCAATACCAGTGAGAAACGTATCAACATGTTCCCATCTAATTTATCACAATTGATTAGCGAGAAGTACTCCAGTGCACTAAAAGGTGGTAACTTGCACTTTACAGATACTACAACCAAGAAGACTAAAGATGCCAAGAGTGGTATGCCCTATGTTTTGAGTTACGCCCCAAGTCTATTGAAGAAACCTGAGAGGGGTGATCAACCAGAAAGGAACCCATTTGAAGATCCTGAACCAGAGCTAACGGTTTTGGGCGAAGTCGCCGACGGTGATTACAGATTGGTATTGAACAAGTTCCCAATCGTTGCTGAACACTCGCTGTTAGTCACTAAAGAATTCCAAGATCAGAAATCACCATTGAGCCCCAAGGAGCTGTACATGTCATACCAATTGTTGGACACtttggatgatgaagacgagGGTAAGAGACACATGGTTTTCTATAACTCCGGCCCATCCAGTGGCTCCTCTCAAGATCACAAGCACCTACAAGTTTTGCCATTGCCTAATAACTTTAACTGCTTACAAGACAAATTATGCAATGGTAAGGAACATTTTATCCCTAATGTCAAAGTAGAGCCATTACAAAGTGACAAGGTATCATTTGCCCACTTTGTGGCACCTCTACCTGAATCTCCTGAAGACGTGAATGAGGATCTATTGGCGATGGTGTACATTTCACTTTTACAGAGAACTCTATCCTTTTTCCAGGACTGGACTAACGAAATACCTGGTTTGCAAGAGAGAAAAGGTTACAATGTGCTTTTGACCAAACAATGGATGTGTCTTGTGCCACGTTCCAATACCAAGGCTCAATCATTGGATATTGGATTCAACTCAACTGGTTATGCAGGTCTTGTCTTGATCAAGCAAGAGGATACCTTCAAGAAAGTGCAAGAAGATAACAGTGTCATTCAACAAGCTTTGTTAGAGTGTGGATTCCCATCTACTGCTGGTAAGAAGGCAACCGAGTACGAATATTGA
- the QCR7 gene encoding ubiquinol--cytochrome-c reductase subunit 7 (highly similar to uniprot|P00128 Saccharomyces cerevisiae YDR529C) has product MPQSFTSIVKIGDYILNSPSLSKFLVPVARQYINLSGYRKLGLRFDDLIAEENPIVQTALRRLPEDESYARVYRIIRAHQTELTHHLLPKNEWIQPKEDIPFLLPHILEAEAAAREKEELDNLEVTK; this is encoded by the coding sequence ATGCCCCAATCGTTTACCTCCATCGTTAAGATTGGTGATTACATTTTGAACTCACCATCTCTTTCCAAGTTTTTGGTCCCAGTTGCACGTCAATACATCAATCTATCTGGTTACAGAAAATTGGGTTTGagatttgatgatttaatcgctgaagaaaatccaattgtCCAAACTGCATTGAGAAGATTACCTGAAGATGAATCCTACGCAAGAGTCTACAGAATTATTAGAGCTCACCAAACTGAATTAACTCACCATCTTTTGCCTAAGAACGAATGGATTCAACCAAAGGAGGATATCCCATTCTTGTTGCCTCACATCTTAGAAGCTGAAGCTGCTGCTAGGGAAAAGGAAGAGTTGGACAACTTGGAAGTTACCAAATAA
- a CDS encoding uncharacterized protein (weakly similar to uniprot|P25579 Saccharomyces cerevisiae YCL051W LRE1 Protein involved in control of cell wall structure and stress response inhibits Cbk1p protein kinase activity overproduction confers resistance to cell-wall degrading enzymes), whose product MADTQHLQVTAPPPPSMGNENVETTPYRRGHRHKRSFAISGDFEFVKTMEPSSVPPPLPFNVTSPTPMSPAPLEPEYAAKPTPSALQSPKFFVSEDPKFSSPFKGVPDAIINLDDALKTKPRSFKSHRRAESAPADLEAFMNLKNFGNSNGDTKEESACIREEDDDDGGNNDDTVRTRANAETQLMSPLRPRSPTPGDVRSDNLGFHSGSPSRNNTLHANGGGNFNNSLKINRQKQRYYHYTKQLPIQAASQIQSQSLKGQASSGSLSSANMQTPGSMAHTPSKQMTTPLTPVSSGNPRFQPSHVKNDDRPTSPTLRNHHHNHTQVSNRNGPSSTSFNYESKLYDMPHSITVTKSPSSTSNDNRTLNHNQDLAFSQEEKQSSQRYHGSSSSSFNLSVSSTKQSNTEEENNLIPESLLLGEPGDAEDPTVSLDREFARGLHPVSAENRLPSGSDSTSAKSHQESGTVSGSVCITEREQSKDKKKKKSRLSSFMSLFARSPYHH is encoded by the coding sequence ATGGCAGATACGCAACATTTACAAGTGACAGCACCTCCACCACCATCTATGGGTAATGAGAATGTGGAAACAACTCCATATAGAAGAGGTCATCGTCATAAGAGGTCCTTTGCCATCTCAGGCGATTTTGAGTTTGTAAAGACCATGGAACCATCTTCAGTGCCACCGCCATTACCATTTAACGTTActtcaccaacaccaaTGTCACCAGCACCTTTAGAACCTGAATATGCTGCGAAGCCCACACCATCTGCCTTGCAGTCTCCGAAATTTTTTGTTAGTGAAGACCCCAAGTTCTCTTCACCTTTCAAGGGAGTCCCAGACGCTATTAtcaatttggatgatgCTTTAAAGACCAAACCAAGGTCTTTCAAGAGTCACAGAAGGGCGGAGTCTGCGCCCGCAGACCTAGAGGCTTtcatgaatttgaagaattttggtAATAGCAATGGTGATACTAAGGAAGAATCGGCGTGTATTCGggaagaggatgatgacgatggtggtaataatgatgatacGGTAAGGACGCGTGCTAATGCAGAAACTCAATTGATGTCACCATTAAGACCAAGATCGCCGACGCCGGGTGATGTGAGAAGTGATAATCTGGGTTTCCATAGTGGATCTCCTTCCAGGAATAATACTTTGCATGCTAATGGCGGTGGTAATTTCAACAACTCGTTAAAAATTAATAGACAAAAGCAGAGATATTACCATTATACAAAGCAATTACCAATCCAAGCCGCCTCACAAATTCAATCGCAATCCCTGAAAGGTCAGGCTTCTTCCGGCTCGCTTTCATCGGCAAATATGCAAACACCTGGATCAATGGCGCATACGCCTTCTAAACAAATGACAACGCCATTGACTCCAGTGAGCAGTGGTAATCCAAGATTCCAACCTTCACATGTGAAGAACGATGACAGACCTACGAGTCCAACTCTTCggaatcatcatcataatcATACTCAAGTTTCGAATAGGAATGGTCCAAGTTCCACCTCTTTCAACTACGAGTCCAAATTGTATGATATGCCCCATAGCATAACGGTCACAAAATCGCCATCATCTACATCAAACGACAATAGGACTTTGAATCATAATCAAGATTTAGCTTTCTCCCAGGAGGAGAAACAAAGTTCCCAACGTTATCATGGATCgtcatcctcatcattcaatttgtcagtttcttcaactaAACAATCTAAcacagaagaagagaataATTTAATTCCGGAATCATTGCTTCTAGGTGAACCAGGTGACGCTGAAGATCCAACCGTTTCATTAGATCGTGAATTTGCTCGAGGATTACATCCAGTATCTGCTGAAAACCGTTTACCATCGGGAAGTGATAGCACCAGTGCTAAAAGCCATCAAGAGTCAGGAACTGTCAGCGGCAGCGTTTGCATTACGGAAAGAGAACAgtcaaaggataaaaaaaagaaaaaatcaagaCTTAGCTCATTTATGAGCCTCTTTGCCAGATCACcatatcatcattaa
- the PBN1 gene encoding Pbn1p (similar to uniprot|P25580 Saccharomyces cerevisiae YCL052C PBN1 Essential component of glycosylphosphatidylinositol-mannosyltransferase I required for the autocatalytic post-translational processing of the protease B precursor Prb1p localizes to ER in lumenal orientation homolog of mammalian PIG-X), which yields MGDNTSSKRSRLSVVVDGLDYVESSSHDNGTHVVVEGNSHVVAIHRRFIIERNSNTDTKSRITWKCASLPWEKLQFWEPRIVDGFSLYSEDKAPENAIVTPKYSFYHSAQYEGPSDVDGVELDWQNCDIDVRYGIQETVVDQWCPLPEGERIVYGKDGDDTRRAEFGIFNLELDDGIDVGLEGIICRWNSTGIEKCQKSLTMFKKAHTLSMEKIDIRLIEPVGMHPNLEIDLQETVPYTDKCEIFMYVTLPKNLFVDRFGGHITDSVSPLFVSGLTDLEKPSYQLQNANDGWGSEALYRLRSGTLNRIEFHSRYSGPRGTAGEETPNAECVKFKPILFEACDTEISTLLQNPFYSKALGYEAYFTNDTMFHHFQSSEIEVKIPTAHWNDYEKTQWFTGLCLLGSIFYLFYKLFSGSKRSP from the coding sequence ATGGGCGATAATACCAGCAGCAAGAGAAGTCGGCTATCAGTTGTCGTTGACGGATTAGATTATGTGGAGAGTAGCAGTCATGACAACGGTACGCATGTAGTGGTCGAAGGAAATTCGCACGTCGTGGCGATTCACAGGAGGTTTATTATTGAGAGGAATAGCAACACCGATACGAAAAGTCGTATTACGTGGAAATGTGCATCATTGCCCTGGGAGAAGCTTCAGTTCTGGGAACCACGTATTGTGGATGGATTTAGTTTATATTCTGAGGATAAGGCTCCAGAGAATGCTATTGTTACTCCCAAGTATTCGTTTTACCATTCTGCTCAATACGAAGGCCCTAGCGATGTGGATGGGGTAGAGTTGGATTGGCAAAACTGTGATATTGATGTAAGATATGGCATACAAGAAACTGTTGTGGATCAGTGGTGTCCATTGCCTGAGGGAGAGCGAATCGTTTACGGTAAGGACGGTGATGACACAAGAAGGGCAGAGTTTGGTATCTttaatttggaattggacGACGGTATAGATGTAGGACTCGAAGGAATCATCTGTAGATGGAATAGTACGggaattgagaaatgtCAAAAAAGCTTGACTATGTTTAAGAAGGCTCACACGTTGTCTATGGAGAAAATTGATATCAGGTTAATTGAACCCGTTGGCATGCATcccaatttggaaattgatttacaagaaacCGTGCCCTATACTGATAAATGTGAAATTTTCATGTATGTGACACTACCGAAGAACCTTTTCGTTGACAGGTTTGGTGGTCATATTACGGATTCAGTAAGTCCTCTTTTCGTATCTGGTTTAACAGATCTAGAAAAACCAAGTTACCAGCTGCAAAATGCCAATGATGGCTGGGGTTCAGAAGCTCTTTACCGTTTGCGTAGTGGCACCCTGAATAGAATAGAATTTCATTCGAGATACTCCGGACCGAGAGGCACGGCCGGAGAAGAAACGCCGAATGCCGAATGTGTAAAGTTTAAGCCTATCTTATTCGAAGCTTGCGATACAGAAATAAGCACTTTGCTTCAAAATCCGTTCTATAGCAAAGCACTGGGCTATGAAGCATATTTTACGAATGATACTATGTTCCATCATTTCCAAAGCTCGGAAATTGAAGTCAAGATCCCTACCGCTCATTGGAATGACTACGAAAAAACCCAATGGTTCACCGGTTTGTGCTTGTTGGGTTCCATTTTCTATTTGTTTTACAAGCTATTTTCCGGATCCAAACGGAGCCCTTAA
- the SPB1 gene encoding 27S pre-rRNA (guanosine2922-2'-O)-methyltransferase (similar to uniprot|P25582 Saccharomyces cerevisiae YCL054W SPB1 AdoMet-dependent methyltransferase involved in rRNA processing and 60S ribosomal subunit maturation methylates G2922 in the putative tRNA docking site of the large subunit rRNA and in the absence of snR52 U2921 suppressor of PAB1 mutants), whose amino-acid sequence MGKTDKKNSKGRLDKYYHLAKEKGYRARSSFKVIQINEKFGHFLEKSKVVIDLCAAPGSWCQVASKLCPVNSLILGVDIVPMRPMPNVITFQSDITTEDCRSKLRGYMKTWKADTVLHDGAPNVGLGWVQDAFSQSQLTLQALKLAVENLVVNGTFVTKIFRSKDYNKLMWVFQQLFEKVEATKPPASRNVSAEIFVVCRGFKAPKKLDPRLLDPKEVFEELPDKPQNMEARVFNPDKHTRKREGYEDGDNLLYHEMPLTEFIMHEDPIYLLGYMNKFTYDENNHDWKIVKKLKQTTGEFLACIEDLKVLGKKEFKMILKWRKAARELLGVDKKEEEAPKIEVQPLDEEEQIDKELQSLQEKQRLEQKRERRRRNEAKMKEIHRMNMNMLTPGDLGIEAAEIGRESFFNLKTAEKTGILDKLAKGKKRMIPTGQIDNRDDDIYVEDGIIVHDKSDAKEADDLEAELDEMYNQYKLRKSERDAKFKAKQARGGDTDDWDGFQEGGEVNEPESDGELQEEHDDESSDDDSDDDEAINNLISKLKGKSGDQKLSNKAKMLFNDPIFDNVQADLPDKTPVTTQTPTTSGPAPVGEKREEPVQDEDVNMDSSAESGSESDNSDFEIVAGESNSGDDDSDYDSDAERQNSRAKSHAQDVEIATVEAMTLAHQLALGHKTKHDLVDEGFNRYAFRDQDNLPEWFLEDEKQHSKINRPITKEAAAALKEKMKALNARPIKKVAEAKARKKMRSVQRLEKIKKKAGLIVDEADKSEKDKAEEISRLMRKVGKKEKQRPKPTLIVAKGSNKGLSGRPKGVRGKYKMVDGVMKNEQRALKRIAKKHHKKK is encoded by the coding sequence ATGGGTAAGACTGACAAGAAGAATAGTAAGGGTCGTTTGGATAAGTACTACCACTTGGCCAAGGAGAAAGGTTATCGTGCCcgttcttctttcaaagttattcaaataaatgaaaaatttggtcaTTTCTTAGAAAAATCAAAAGTGGTTATTGATCTGTGTGCTGCTCCTGGTTCTTGGTGTCAAGTCGCTTCCAAACTATGTCCTGTTAATTCTTTGATCCTCGGTGTGGATATTGTTCCCATGAGGCCAATGCCTAATGTAATCACATTCCAAAGTGATATTACTACAGAGGATTGTAGGTCAAAGTTAAGAGGTTACATGAAGACATGGAAAGCTGATACCGTGCTGCACGATGGTGCTCCAAACGTGGGTCTTGGATGGGTGCAAGATGCATTCTCTCAATCTCAGTTGACTTTACAAGCTTTAAAGCTAGCTGTCGAGAATTTAGTGGTGAACGGTACGTTTGTGACCAAGATTTTCAGATCTAAGGATTACAACAAACTGATGTGGGTTTTCCAACAACTATTTGAAAAGGTTGAGGCTACAAAACCACCAGCTTCAAGAAATGTATCTGCAGAAATTTTCGTCGTCTGTAGGGGTTTCAAGGCGCCAAAGAAGCTGGATCCAAGATTATTGGATCCAAAGGAAgtctttgaagaattacctGATAAGCCACAAAATATGGAAGCTAGAGTTTTCAATCCGGACAAACATACGAGGAAAAGAGAAGGTtatgaagatggtgataatCTATTATATCATGAGATGCCATTAACGGAATTTATCATGCATGAAGATCCTATTTATTTGTTGGGTTATATGAACAAATTTACCTACGATGAAAACAATCACGATTGGAAGATCgtgaagaagttgaaacAGACCACTGGTGAATTTTTAGCATGTATTGAAGATCTGAAAGTGCTTGGTAAGAAAGAATTCAAGATGATCTTAAAATGGAGAAAGGCTGCTAGAGAGCTATTGGGAGTAGATaagaaagaggaagaagcaCCTAAGATTGAAGTACAGCctttagatgaagaagaacaaattgataaagaattacaaagtCTACAGGAGAAACAAAGATTAGAGCAGAAACGTGAAAGACGTAGGCGGAATGAAGCcaagatgaaagaaattCACAGGATGAACATGAACATGCTGACTCCTGGGGATCTTGGTATCGAAGCCGCTGAAATCGGTAGagaatctttctttaatttaAAGACGGCAGAAAAAACTGGtattttggataaattggcAAAGGGTAAGAAGAGAATGATCCCCACAGGACAGATTGATAATAGAGATGATGACATATATGTGGAAGATGGGATTATAGTTCACGATAAATCGGACGCTAAAGAAGCTGATGACTTGGAAGCTGAATTGGACGAAATGTACAATCAATACAAGCTAAGGAAATCCGAAAGGGATGCAAAGTTTAAGGCCAAACAGGCCCGTGGTGGTGATACGGATGATTGGGATGGTTTCCAAGAAGGTGGCGAGGTTAACGAACCCGAATCAGATGGAGAATTGCAAGAAGAacatgatgatgaaagtagtgatgatgattcagatgatgacgaagCCATCAACAATTTGATTAGCAAATTGAAAGGAAAATCCGGAgatcaaaaattgagtAATAAGGCTAAGATGTTATTTAATGACCCTATCTTTGATAATGTACAAGCTGATTTGCCAGACAAGACACCAGTAACGACGCAGACGCCGACGACTTCCGGTCCTGCGCCCGTCGGTGAAAAGCGTGAGGAACCAGTGCAAGACGAAGATGTAAATATGGATTCCTCGGCAGAAAGTGGATCAGAATCAGACAATTCAGATTTCGAAATTGTTGCTGGTGAGAGTAATTCAGGTGATGATGACTCGGACTACGATTCAGATGCAGAGCGTCAAAATAGTAGGGCTAAGAGCCATGCACAAGACGTAGAGATTGCTACTGTAGAAGCAATGACTTTAGCCCACCAGTTGGCATTGGGTCACAAGACGAAACATGACTTGGTGGATGAAGGTTTTAACAGATATGCCTTTAGAGATCAAGACAATTTACCGGAGTGGTTtcttgaagatgagaagCAGCACTCTAAGATTAATAGGCCGATTACCAAAGAAGCAGCAGCGGCTCTAAAGGAGAAGATGAAGGCTCTAAATGCAAGACCAATTAAGAAGGTGGCAGAAGCCAAGGCaagaaagaagatgagatcAGTACAAAGATTAGAGAAGATTAAGAAGAAGGCCGGTCTCATAGTCGATGAAGCTGATAAATCTGAAAAGGACAAGGCCGAAGAAATCTCTAGATTAATGAGAAAGGTCGGCAAGAAGGAGAAGCAAAGACCTAAGCCAACATTAATTGTCGCTAAAGGTAGCAATAAAGGTCTTTCTGGTAGACCAAAGGGTGTTAGAGGTAAGTATAAGATGGTTGATGGTGTGATGAAGAACGAGCAAAGGGCATTGAAGCGTATTGCTAAGAAACACcataagaagaaataa
- the KAR4 gene encoding Kar4p (highly similar to uniprot|P25583 Saccharomyces cerevisiae YCL055W KAR4 Transcription factor required for induction of KAR3 and CIK1 during mating also required during meiosis exists in two forms a slower-migrating form more abundant during vegetative growth and a faster-migrating form induced by pheromone), translating to MFNESLSHGNDVTDRKNKHVSFKATNKFHNNDYSNNYIHSGSLPQKHVTNIENSVQGYPKLQKLFELKDRQIAQYITTPFGCKVDIDQMVPTLNHWIQNEKLTFDVVMIGCLTDNQFIYPLLTQLALDRLVSKPGFLFIWASAHKINELNRLMNNEGWAKKFRRSEELVFVPIDKNSPFYPGLDQDDHSLIEKMQWHCWMCITGTVRRSTDGHLIHCNVDTDLNIETQQTRDGAVPSHLYRVAENFSNSTRRLHIIPARTGIEKPVRLRPGWVIMSPDIILDNFAPKRYKSEIAKIGNCIPMNNQIESLRPKSPVQKV from the coding sequence ATGTTTAACGAATCCTTATCCCATGGTAACGATGTTACAGATCGTAAGAATAAGCATGTTAGTTTTAAGGCAACAAATAAGTTTCATAACAACGATTATTCCAATAACTATATTCATAGCGGATCATTACCACAGAAGCACGTTACCAATATAGAAAACTCCGTACAGGGATATCCcaaattgcaaaaattaTTCGAACTAAAAGATCGTCAAATCGCCCAATACATTACAACCCCGTTTGGTTGTAAAGTTGATATTGATCAAATGGTGCCAACATTGAATCACTGgattcaaaatgaaaaattaacTTTCGATGTTGTTATGATTGGCTGTTTAACAGAtaatcaattcatctaTCCTCTCTTAACGCAATTGGCGTTAGACAGATTAGTCTCTAAACCTGGATTTTTATTCATTTGGGCAAGCGCCCACAAAATCAATGAATTAAATCGATTGATGAATAACGAAGGTTGGGCCAAGAAATTTAGAAGAAGCGAAGAATTGGTATTTGTCccaattgataaaaattcaccattttATCCAGGATTAGATCAGGATGATCATTCGCTTATAGAAAAAATGCAATGGCATTGTTGGATGTGTATTACGGGTACAGTAAGGAGATCGACGGATGGTCATTTAATACATTGTAACGTGGATACAGATTTGAACATTGAAACTCAACAGACAAGAGATGGCGCTGTGCCTTCACATCTCTATCGAGTTGCagagaatttttccaattcaacTAGAAGACTGCATATTATTCCCGCCAGAACAGGCATCGAAAAACCTGTTAGATTGAGACCAGGCTGGGTTATAATGAGTCCTGATATAATTTTGGACAATTTTGCACCAAAAAGGTACAAGAGTGAAATAGCCAAGATTGGTAATTGCATTCCAATGAATAACCAGATAGAAAGTTTGAGGCCAAAGAGCCCTGTTCAAAAAGTTTGA